A stretch of the Agelaius phoeniceus isolate bAgePho1 chromosome 1, bAgePho1.hap1, whole genome shotgun sequence genome encodes the following:
- the LOC129120269 gene encoding uncharacterized protein LOC129120269 isoform X2 — protein sequence MKYRVLRRVKRSFTGYITCLKDFMNDPRREEPLIGLEHVVEVRFEGRREPRYECRLCGCNSEVAPMIEHLSGYKHRREYISKEFPDKIRKKPKDTKECKVSFFRRIAGELEKSEGLKMYKTEGYTRPATSSPLKKKSRWEDDYKQENDPVRKQKALEFLETFHITSDSEATLVVRITQELMEALKAFCEKKAADNYTNSLGPLVPVPQDEFPESQSIPEHYGPDVEYKGSSDWNQGFLSQYEECSEDASFAPAHPNSYQADDGSSSCHLTPDNFASVSLLGDSPAVEPDIPASGVSQWLRQLRNSAPSMNLVPGASSYQSSPVKEYSAEYISSDVQGNELCDNRLSFGRENTKWSNQQVCTKARHISDQELSYPNYSASYPSSGRYFTNYASQNYSSYKNYESVNTCTSAISTVSGRGGSRWHQDTRWNEWNEDYRWNKDSSWKQESRCQEFRYQKSGYQRDWSSHQDLFSGSGLYQDHQQFRSSEEMFDGADVGLAPSTVNKLLGKDVPTMTRMLKQLAPYHPALQKVNIQTFVNVLIEAREKD from the exons ATGAAGTACCGAGTGCTCAGACGAG TGAAGAGATCATTCACAGGGTACATAACCTGTCTGAAGGATTTTATGAATGATCCCAGAAGAGAAGAGCCTCTAATTG GTTTAGAACATGTGGTTGAAGTCAGATTTGAAGGAAGAAGAGAGCCACGTTACGAGTGCAGGCTGTGTGGGTGTAATTCAGAGGTGGCACCTATGATAGAACATCTTAGTGGGTATAAACACAGAAGAGAATACATT TCTAAAGAATTTCCAgataaaataaggaaaaaaccaaaagatacaAAAGAATGCAAAGTCTCGTTTTTCAGGCGAAtagcaggagagctggagaagagCGAAGGATTAAAAATGTATAAG acGGAAGGTTACACAAGACCAGCTACCTCAT ccCCATTGAAGAAGAAATCAAG gtgGGAAGATGATTATAAGCAAGAG AATGATCCTGTTCGGAAACAGAAAGCTCTGGAGTTCTTG GAGACTTTTCACATCACCTCAGACTCAGAAGCAACACTTGTTGTTCGCATTACACAGGAACTCATGGAGGCTTTGAAGGCCTTTTGtgaaaagaaagcagca GATAATTACACCAACAGTTTAGGCCCACTGGTGCCAGTACCTCAAGATGAATTTCCAGAAAGCCAAAGCATCCCAGAACACTATGGGCCAGATGTAGAATacaaag GAAGTTCTGACTGGAATCAAGGTTTTTTGTCTCAGTATGAAGAGTGTTCTGAAGATGCTTCTTTTGCTCCTGCTCACCCCAACAGTTACCAAGCAGATGATGGATCATCctcctgtcatctgacacctgACAACTTTGCAAGTGTGTCTCTGCTCGGGGACTCTCCTGCTGTTGAGCCTGATATTCCTGCCAGTGGTGTCAGCCAATGGCTGAGACAGCTCAGAAACTCCGCGCCCTCCATGAATTTGGTGCCTGGGGCCTCTTCATACCAGAGCAGCCCAGTGAAGGAGTACTCAGCAGAATACATATCCAGTGATGTGCAAGGAAATGAGCTCTGTGATAACAGACTCTCATTTGGCAGGGAAAATACAAAATGGAGCAATCAACAAGTGTGTACCAAAGCAAGGCATATAAGTGACCAAGAATTATCCTATCCCAATTATTCTGCCTCATATCCTTCATCTGGAAGATACTTTACAAATTATGCTTCACAAAACTATTCCTCTTACAAGAACTATGAGTCTGTGAATACTTGTACATCTGCAATTTCTACTGTTTCAGGAAGAGGTGGATCCAGGTGGCATCAGGACACTAGGTGGAATGAGTGGAATGAGGACTATAGGTGGAACAAGGATTCTAGCTGGAAGCAGGAATCTAGGTGTCAAGAATTCAGGTATCAGAAATCAGGCTACCAGAGAGACTGGAGTTCACATCAGGACTTATTTTCTGGCAGTGGTTTGTACCAAGATCACCAGCAGTTCAGAAGCTCAGAAGAGATGTTTGATGGAGCTGATGTTGGTCTTGCTCCCAGCACTGTGAACAAACTCCTAGGGAAGGATGTACCTACAATGACCAGGATGCTCAAACAGTTGGCTCCATATCACCCAGCGCTTCAAA AAGTAAATATTCAGACATTCGTCAATGTGCTAATAGAAGCTAGAGAGAAAGATTAA
- the LOC129120269 gene encoding uncharacterized protein LOC129120269 isoform X1: MSAVPEEVKAEDGKAEPEKKLFYCDVCKIYCMCAISLQSHYRGAKHRRQEKAMRRRNLYCSSALIQVPMKYRVLRRVKRSFTGYITCLKDFMNDPRREEPLIGLEHVVEVRFEGRREPRYECRLCGCNSEVAPMIEHLSGYKHRREYISKEFPDKIRKKPKDTKECKVSFFRRIAGELEKSEGLKMYKTEGYTRPATSSPLKKKSRWEDDYKQENDPVRKQKALEFLETFHITSDSEATLVVRITQELMEALKAFCEKKAADNYTNSLGPLVPVPQDEFPESQSIPEHYGPDVEYKGSSDWNQGFLSQYEECSEDASFAPAHPNSYQADDGSSSCHLTPDNFASVSLLGDSPAVEPDIPASGVSQWLRQLRNSAPSMNLVPGASSYQSSPVKEYSAEYISSDVQGNELCDNRLSFGRENTKWSNQQVCTKARHISDQELSYPNYSASYPSSGRYFTNYASQNYSSYKNYESVNTCTSAISTVSGRGGSRWHQDTRWNEWNEDYRWNKDSSWKQESRCQEFRYQKSGYQRDWSSHQDLFSGSGLYQDHQQFRSSEEMFDGADVGLAPSTVNKLLGKDVPTMTRMLKQLAPYHPALQKVNIQTFVNVLIEAREKD, translated from the exons CAAGAGAAAGCCATGAGACGCAGGAATCTCTATT GTTCTTCAGCTCTAATCCAAGTTCCGATGAAGTACCGAGTGCTCAGACGAG TGAAGAGATCATTCACAGGGTACATAACCTGTCTGAAGGATTTTATGAATGATCCCAGAAGAGAAGAGCCTCTAATTG GTTTAGAACATGTGGTTGAAGTCAGATTTGAAGGAAGAAGAGAGCCACGTTACGAGTGCAGGCTGTGTGGGTGTAATTCAGAGGTGGCACCTATGATAGAACATCTTAGTGGGTATAAACACAGAAGAGAATACATT TCTAAAGAATTTCCAgataaaataaggaaaaaaccaaaagatacaAAAGAATGCAAAGTCTCGTTTTTCAGGCGAAtagcaggagagctggagaagagCGAAGGATTAAAAATGTATAAG acGGAAGGTTACACAAGACCAGCTACCTCAT ccCCATTGAAGAAGAAATCAAG gtgGGAAGATGATTATAAGCAAGAG AATGATCCTGTTCGGAAACAGAAAGCTCTGGAGTTCTTG GAGACTTTTCACATCACCTCAGACTCAGAAGCAACACTTGTTGTTCGCATTACACAGGAACTCATGGAGGCTTTGAAGGCCTTTTGtgaaaagaaagcagca GATAATTACACCAACAGTTTAGGCCCACTGGTGCCAGTACCTCAAGATGAATTTCCAGAAAGCCAAAGCATCCCAGAACACTATGGGCCAGATGTAGAATacaaag GAAGTTCTGACTGGAATCAAGGTTTTTTGTCTCAGTATGAAGAGTGTTCTGAAGATGCTTCTTTTGCTCCTGCTCACCCCAACAGTTACCAAGCAGATGATGGATCATCctcctgtcatctgacacctgACAACTTTGCAAGTGTGTCTCTGCTCGGGGACTCTCCTGCTGTTGAGCCTGATATTCCTGCCAGTGGTGTCAGCCAATGGCTGAGACAGCTCAGAAACTCCGCGCCCTCCATGAATTTGGTGCCTGGGGCCTCTTCATACCAGAGCAGCCCAGTGAAGGAGTACTCAGCAGAATACATATCCAGTGATGTGCAAGGAAATGAGCTCTGTGATAACAGACTCTCATTTGGCAGGGAAAATACAAAATGGAGCAATCAACAAGTGTGTACCAAAGCAAGGCATATAAGTGACCAAGAATTATCCTATCCCAATTATTCTGCCTCATATCCTTCATCTGGAAGATACTTTACAAATTATGCTTCACAAAACTATTCCTCTTACAAGAACTATGAGTCTGTGAATACTTGTACATCTGCAATTTCTACTGTTTCAGGAAGAGGTGGATCCAGGTGGCATCAGGACACTAGGTGGAATGAGTGGAATGAGGACTATAGGTGGAACAAGGATTCTAGCTGGAAGCAGGAATCTAGGTGTCAAGAATTCAGGTATCAGAAATCAGGCTACCAGAGAGACTGGAGTTCACATCAGGACTTATTTTCTGGCAGTGGTTTGTACCAAGATCACCAGCAGTTCAGAAGCTCAGAAGAGATGTTTGATGGAGCTGATGTTGGTCTTGCTCCCAGCACTGTGAACAAACTCCTAGGGAAGGATGTACCTACAATGACCAGGATGCTCAAACAGTTGGCTCCATATCACCCAGCGCTTCAAA AAGTAAATATTCAGACATTCGTCAATGTGCTAATAGAAGCTAGAGAGAAAGATTAA